DNA sequence from the Pichia kudriavzevii chromosome 4, complete sequence genome:
TTGATGGATTTAAGTCTTATTCTGTCAGAACTGTGATTACAAACTGGGATCCCCAATTCAACGCGATCACAGGTTTAAATGGTTCAGGTAAATCTAATATTTTAGATGCAatatgttttgttttagGTATAACTAAAACCTCCTCGTTGAGAGCTTCTAATTTGCAGGATTTAATTTATAAGAAAGGGCAAGCAGGTATAACCAAGGCGTCTGTTACCATCACATTTGACAATTCAGATAAGGAGCACTCTCCTGTTATATACAAGAATGATCCTAAGATTAGTATAACCCGTAAAATATCAGTTGATGGCCCCAGTACTGTGAATACCAAATACCTAATCAATGGACGCAAGGCAACACAGAAAGAGGTAGCAAACATGCTAGAATCAGTTCAGTTAAATATCAACAATCCCAACTTTTTAATTATGCAAGGTAAAATCACgaaaatgttgaatatGAATCCTAAACAAATATTAAGCTTGATTGAAGAGGCCACAGGTACCAAGGCATATGAGAAACAAAGGGAAaaatctgaagaaattatgaaaaagaaagatatGAAGTTGGCATCCATCAAGGAGATCCGTGATTTAAAGGTTAAACCAAGATTAAATGAGTTAAAGAAGCAGACGGAGGTACTAATTGAGtacaaaaatgaaaaggagaaactgGAAAAACTTTCTTTGATTATGAATGCCTTTGAATACCAGGATAGTATCGATGTAGTGCGAAATATCTCAAAACCACTCGATGAATCTACTCAAAAAGTCGTTAATTTGGacctgaaaataaaggagATTCAAAAGCAGATAGATACCTTAAACGAGGAACTTCAAAAAATCAGAGCTAACAACTCTAAGAGTGAGTCCAAATACCTAAAGGAACTTGAATTAAAAGAACAGGAGACTCAAAATAACCTTACCAGACTTAAAACACTAAGGAAGTCACACTCtgataatttgaatgaacTAAAGCGATTGTGCAAAtcgaaagaaaaagaagtaGAGAGAATCCAAAATTCCATCGATAACAGACATGCAAACTACACTCAACTCCAGCAATCTTTTAAACGTGAGGAGGAAGAACTGAGACATTTTATAGAATCACTTCAAAGAAAGGAAGATTTACTTTCGACATTATCTACCGGTATATCATCAAAAGGGTCAGATGCTGGTTTTGCGGCACAACTAAGGGATGCTAACCAACGACTCTCTGAAATTAAAACAGCCATCGAGCAAGATAAGTTGAAGATACGACATTTAGATGgtcaaattgatgaatcaaCGCTTGAAAATCATAAACatgagattgaaaaatataaagcAGAAATTAAAAGACGTAAAGCAGAATTTGATTCCATTAAAGAACAGCTAAAGCAAAGTGGGTTTGACAAATTAGAATATGATAAACTGAAGGTTGAGGAGCAGAAGTTACTTGAGCAATTAAATTATAAAAATAGATCGTTGCAAGAATTCGTCAGAAGGGATACGAGGTTTGACTTTACATATGATAAACCCACGCCGGATTTCAATTATAACTCAGTGAAAGGCCTATGTGGTGAGCTATTCAATTTGCCAGAAAAGCATAGGAAAACTGCAACAGCATTAGAAGTCTGTGCTGGGTTCAAGTTATTCAATGTCGTTGTGGATACTGATAAGACGGGTTCTCTATTGCTAGAGAAGGGTAGGTTGAGGAAACGGGTTACGATTGTTCCGTTGAACAAGATCACTTCAAAAGTTGTTAGAGAGAGCATTGTCAATGAAGCTAAAAGGCAAGCACCTAATAAAGTTGAACTTGCGCTAAATCTTGTTGAATGTGACCCCTCTGTCAAAAAGGCTATTGAATATGTATTCGGTAATAAGTTGATCTGTGATGATCCTGAAACAGCCAAGAAAGTCACATtcagtgaaaaaattagaacAGGATCCATCACTTTGGACGGAGATAACTATGATCCCGAAGGTCGACTTTCAGGAGGTTCAAGGAACACCTCCGCTTCTTTATTGAGCCATTTTGAGAAATATAAAGACCTAAAAAATGAAGTGATGAGCATCAGGAAGAGATTAGACCAAATTTCTGAAACATTGAGAAGAATGAATATTGCAGCAGAGAAAAACTATGATACTCAACAAAAACTAGTAGCAGAAGAGTACCATATTAGTCTGCTCAATAAAAAGCTCAATGAATCGAATAGTGCTGTATATATCCAAAATTATGAGAGATCAATGCATGAAATCGACTCTTTAAAAGAAATGATACGTTCTAATGAATCGAAGATAGAATTGCTAAATCAAGAAATCGGAAAAATTAACAAAGACATGGATGAATTTAACAGCGATGGATCCAAGAAGTTGAGGCaattaaaagaagaaatcgGTCGACTGTTGGTTGAGCGTTCTcagaaggagaaaaactTAGCTGCAAGAAGAATGCTTTTCAACGAAGAAACTGTGAGAAATGAAGATGCTCTACTTGACATCGAAAATCTCAAAACAGAAATCTTGAAAGCTAAGGAAGAAATACCTAGAATGGAGGAAGCtttgaaagaagaagaccaTGTGATTGATGAAGTACAATATGAGCTAGATCAAATATGTGAGAACATCCAAATCGAGAGAGATCGTTCAGCTAATGCTTTGGCAGAGTTCGATCAACTTTCACAACATTTGcagaacaagaagaatgAATTATCTGAGACTACACGTGCACATGAGGCTGAAGTTGAAAGAAAGGGTAAATTGTTGGGTTCGTTCAAAGAGGCAAAAAAGGTAATTTCAATGCTAAAGAATGATACGAGAATAATCGACGATACTCGTAGGGCTCAACTAATTAGCGGATgtgaagattttgattaTGAAGAATATGCTAACAGGGTGAATGAGATCCAAAAAAAGATTGATGAGTTGAAATCCAAAGGTGCTGACGACAATGTTCAGCTCGAGTCCGAAATTCTACTTCAAAACTGTGCTTCACTTGAGGGTAAAATTctaaaaattgaaaaagatagaaagaaaatagaaacaacTATAGAAAAGTTGGATcagtatttgaaaactgAGTTGAACAAAACATACAGGAAGGTTTCTGATGAATTTGGTGAAACATTGGCTATGCTACTACCTGGAGCCTATGCGAAGCTAGTCAAAACTTCAGGCGAGGAGGGTAATATTTTTGAAGGCTTGGAGATCAGAGTTAGGTTAGGTTCGGTGTGGAAGGAGTCGCTAGTTGAACTATCCGGTGGTCAGAGATCTTTGGTTGCTCTTGCCTTAATCATGGCGTTGTTGCGGTACAGTCCTGCTCCAATGTACATTTTAGATGAAGTTGACGCAGCATTGGATTTATCTCACACACAAAGCATTGGACATCTGattaaaacaaaattcaagGGTTCGCAGTTTATTGTGGTTTCGTTAAAGGAAGGTATGTTTACAAATGCGAATAAGTTATTTAAGGTTAGATTTCAAGATGGTACATCTATCGTGTCTACTTGATTATTTTTGTATCTTTAGTGAATTAAATAGCAATTTTCTTAGCTATGCTTCCCCTTGATTATGCACTGTATTTTACATATTAAAAGTTGGACATTCCCACTCATCAAATCTTGTAGCCTTTAATTCTTTCAAGGGAACGGGGAGACGCTTGGGCTTTTGACATTTATATAAGAAATGGTCGCCGTCAACATGGctttttttgatttctgaAAAAACATAACCGTATTGTTTATTCTGATGAAACTCATCTCCAAAATCACCAATCCCTGTGCTGTTACTTTCCAACGGCTTTCTATTAGATACCAAGTCCATGTTATTGTTCTCTTCAACCACAGACTGCGATATATCCGCCATGCTTTTCTCgttttctttatattttatcatttttggACGTTTGCTTCTTTCGTGTCTGGACTCACGAGGGATTTCCAAAACATCCATTATCCTGTCTGTCCAGTCTACAGCATCATCGGCAACTACAGatccattgaaaatgaaaagttcaACTTCAGTTTCCGTAATGAGCAGATCCTTGATTCTATAATTAAGAACGGGCTTACTACAACTTCTCTTAAACAATTCGGGGTAGAATAGTCTAAATTGTGAAATGGCCTTCTTATACTCTGCGTATTTACACTTCTGAAGGTGGACAATGGCTTTACCTTCCAGCTCGTCCATCGTGGGGTTAACTACTTGCACTATTCGTTTGTCTTTAAGCCCTTCCTCTTGGAAATAAACAAGTACCATATCCAAGTTTCACCGTCTTCTCCTTAGAGATCCCCTTCACTTTCTTCTGAGGACGCGCATTATCTTACAAGAATTGCGCAATGTCACGTGGTCATGGCAGTTCTTCAGATAGGGAGGTCTTTTTTTGTAGATCTCCGCTTCCGGAGATATGAATGTTTTCAGGCGCCCCCAGGAATTTTTTTATGGACCCTGCCGGTGAATTAATTTCCATTGTTAAATGTGgatcaagttttttttttcaccacACTGGAGGATGCAAATGTCAATGGACGCCACGGTTTTCGAATCAAACACTCCCacttttctttatattttcatctGTATAAATATAAGGTATCCCGCTTTGTTAAAATCTCAGCGATGTATCAGCAACTCcctttgaagaaatatAATAATTTGGTAAATCCGTAATTTTTTACAAAACAGATGCCCGTAGTACATGAATTCTCTTTGTGGTTGAAAAACCTCTTTTTGGCGGTTTATGTGATATGGTCCAGACTTAAGTGGGGGGTTTTACCTGTCGAAAgacaagttgaagatgcaGCTGAGGAATCTTTCGTTCACTCTGATCTTGAAACAAGCACGGTAGATGgggaagatgatgaaaaagaagcaaagaaaCCATATGAAGAAGTGAAGGAAAAGATTGATGAGTTGCCAATAATTGACGCTTCCAATAGACCCTGGTACAAATTTTTTGACGAATATGAGTTTagacaaacaaaagaacaaaGAAGTTCACACAAGTGGTACCATTGGTTCAACGAAAATGATACACCAGCAGAGAAGAAACTCATATTGAAGCTTGATATCTTGTTGACTCTTTATTCCATGATGGCCTACTGGGTCAAATATTTAGACCAGACTAATTTGAACAATGCATATGTTAGTGGAATGAAAGAATCTCTCAATATGAGAGGCAATGAACTAGTTCATACTCAAGCAGTTTTCACTGTTGGTACTATTGTCTTCCAATTGCCATTTATGTGGGCGCTTTATAAAGTTCCATTGAGCTATGTTTTACCTAGTCTCGATTTATGTTGGAGTTTATTCACCTTAGGTGCATATAAGTCCACCTCTGTAGCGCATTTACAAGCAATGAGGTTCTTCATTGGCGTATTTGAGGCTCCTGGTTATTTGGCTTACCAATATTTGTTTGGTAGTTGGTACaaggttgatgaaatggtCCGTCGGTCCATGTTTTATTATATTGGTCAATATCTTGGTGTGTTAACCTCTGGCTTGTTACAAGCGTCAATTTATAAAACTTTAAATGGGGTCAATGGCTTGGAAGGATGGAGATGGAtgtttattattgatgCAATCATTTCATTTGCCGTTGGTATTATTGGATTCTATGTTTTGCCCGGTACTCCGGCTCACTGCTATTCGATTTTCTTGTCAGATGATGAGATTTTACTTGCTAGGAAAAGATTGCAGAAGAATAACACGgcaattgaagttgaaggcGGAAGAAGATTTTTTGACAAGGCACTCTGGAAGAAAGTCTTTACGTCTTGGCATGTCTATATTTTAAGCATCTggaatattttttgttggaataACAACAATGGAACATCTGGTGCTTATTTATTGTGGCTCAAGTCTTTACACAGGTACAGTATCAGCAAAGTGAATCAATTAGGCGCTGCAACTCCAGCAGTCGGGGTCCTATGGTTAATCTTGACAGGTTGCTATGCAGATTTATTCCATTCCCGTTGGCAAGCGATTATTTGGTCTCAAATCCTAAACGTCACAGGGAATACCATTTTAGCTGTTTGGCACGTTCCGGAGGGTGCCAAATGGTTTGCTTTTATGCTACAGTACACAGGTTGGGCAATGGCTCCAGTTTTGTATTCCTGGATGAATGACATCTGTAGAGAGGATCCTCAATACAGAGCAATTGTTTTGGTCATAATGAATATCATGGCCCAAACCTCAGTTGCATGGATTTCGGTCTTGGTGTGGAAAACTGTTGAAGCTCCAAGGTATTTGAAGGGGTTCTCATTCACGGCCGCTAGTGCCTTCTCACTAATGCTTTGGACTTTTGTAGTCCTCTACTTCTATAAGAGGCAAGAAAGAACAAACTTTGCGAAGAAGGGTTTAATTGTGAGAAGCGGTgaaatttgagtttttttttcctgcAGTAACTTAACCAGTACTGAAAGAATACAcacagaaacaaaatggaacttttcttcaagtacCGGCTGATTTTTCATACTTTTTTATACTACTCTAATAGATGCGCTTTATTCCGAATACATATTACATAAATAATCAATAAGCTTAGGCTAGAAGTAAGTTAGCGTGCCATCGAAtacaatatttttcattgaaagataCAATGGGAATACTAAACGAATAATAACCGACAGAtcaatagaaacaaaacacGCTAATGCTATTTTCAGACATTCTCCATGTTCCAAGTACCATCGTGGATGATTGTTTTGTTTACACCTTTAAGAGAGACTATATTGTCTTCGACTAAAATCCCACCAGTACTACCAGATCTTGAATTGTTGTCGTCGCTGTGGTCATCCCGAGGATCTACGTTTTTAGGTACTGGAATTCCATAAGAGGCATTCAAAGCCAGTCTCTTTGCTGCATCTGTAGCTGGACTCCCATTAAATTCACAATTTTCACGGCTTTCACACTTATCTGTATGCCTTGAAGCATTGTCGTAAATACCATGAACAAGAGCTGCAGCCTCAGAATTTAGAACTTTGGGAACTTCCCCGTTGTTCACCAAGGGTCCGACTGAGGATGTTCCGTATTCGTGGGATAATGTTTTACCGGGAGAAAGAGAGTCCCTTTCATTTGGTTTAGAGTGAGATGCAATTGCAGAGGGTATATTCGGCGACATCCCCTGTGGAGTCAATAAGTCAGGCAgcttttttattttgatatgagtatttgaagttttcaatggATCTGCAGCCAAATTACTTGGTTTCATTGCTGGCTTTACTGCTGCAAGTCCATTCTTATAGCTGTCTTTGGTGATATACGTCGGGTGTCCATTATTCAGGCTGCGGCGCTCTTCATTGTCTATTGATGAGCGCTTACTTGAAGATTTGTACAAATGGTGCAGGTATGAATTTATATTTCTCTTTGATAAGGGTCCTGGGATTTCCctctttatctttttgttgaCATCTATATACACGTCAGTTTCATCGACAATTTCTTCACCAATCAATTCCTCAATGACATCTTCTAAAGTTAGTATACCCTTGGCACCGGTATCTTTGCCAGGAGTTTCACTAACGACAACCATATGCGACTTGCCCTCTTGGaaataattcaaaatgttcaaaCAAGAGGTGTTCAAGGAAGTCTCTGGTAATGTTGCCAATGGGAACGAGGAAATTGGTAACGAATCTTCCGGATCATAACTGATTAAAATTCGAACTAATAACATACCAACAAAATTATATGGTTCCCCAGGGAAATGGATTGGTATTCTCGAGAACCCAGCATTGAAAATCTCATCTATTGTTTCCTCATCCAAGATTCTATCCGATGGTAAAGTGTAGACCTTTTGGATTGGTGTCATGATCTCAGAGACTGGTTTGGCCTTCAAGTCCAAAACGGCGGAGATGATTGT
Encoded proteins:
- a CDS encoding uncharacterized protein (PKUD0D03850; similar to Saccharomyces cerevisiae YAL067C (SEO1)), giving the protein MPVVHEFSLWLKNLFLAVYVIWSRLKWGVLPVERQVEDAAEESFVHSDLETSTVDGEDDEKEAKKPYEEVKEKIDELPIIDASNRPWYKFFDEYEFRQTKEQRSSHKWYHWFNENDTPAEKKLILKLDILLTLYSMMAYWVKYLDQTNLNNAYVSGMKESLNMRGNELVHTQAVFTVGTIVFQLPFMWALYKVPLSYVLPSLDLCWSLFTLGAYKSTSVAHLQAMRFFIGVFEAPGYLAYQYLFGSWYKVDEMVRRSMFYYIGQYLGVLTSGLLQASIYKTLNGVNGLEGWRWMFIIDAIISFAVGIIGFYVLPGTPAHCYSIFLSDDEILLARKRLQKNNTAIEVEGGRRFFDKALWKKVFTSWHVYILSIWNIFCWNNNNGTSGAYLLWLKSLHRYSISKVNQLGAATPAVGVLWLILTGCYADLFHSRWQAIIWSQILNVTGNTILAVWHVPEGAKWFAFMLQYTGWAMAPVLYSWMNDICREDPQYRAIVLVIMNIMAQTSVAWISVLVWKTVEAPRYLKGFSFTAASAFSLMLWTFVVLYFYKRQERTNFAKKGLIVRSGEI
- a CDS encoding uncharacterized protein (PKUD0D03830; similar to Saccharomyces cerevisiae YFR031C (SMC2); ancestral locus Anc_7.186) produces the protein MKVEELVIDGFKSYSVRTVITNWDPQFNAITGLNGSGKSNILDAICFVLGITKTSSLRASNLQDLIYKKGQAGITKASVTITFDNSDKEHSPVIYKNDPKISITRKISVDGPSTVNTKYLINGRKATQKEVANMLESVQLNINNPNFLIMQGKITKMLNMNPKQILSLIEEATGTKAYEKQREKSEEIMKKKDMKLASIKEIRDLKVKPRLNELKKQTEVLIEYKNEKEKLEKLSLIMNAFEYQDSIDVVRNISKPLDESTQKVVNLDLKIKEIQKQIDTLNEELQKIRANNSKSESKYLKELELKEQETQNNLTRLKTLRKSHSDNLNELKRLCKSKEKEVERIQNSIDNRHANYTQLQQSFKREEEELRHFIESLQRKEDLLSTLSTGISSKGSDAGFAAQLRDANQRLSEIKTAIEQDKLKIRHLDGQIDESTLENHKHEIEKYKAEIKRRKAEFDSIKEQLKQSGFDKLEYDKLKVEEQKLLEQLNYKNRSLQEFVRRDTRFDFTYDKPTPDFNYNSVKGLCGELFNLPEKHRKTATALEVCAGFKLFNVVVDTDKTGSLLLEKGRLRKRVTIVPLNKITSKVVRESIVNEAKRQAPNKVELALNLVECDPSVKKAIEYVFGNKLICDDPETAKKVTFSEKIRTGSITLDGDNYDPEGRLSGGSRNTSASLLSHFEKYKDLKNEVMSIRKRLDQISETLRRMNIAAEKNYDTQQKLVAEEYHISLLNKKLNESNSAVYIQNYERSMHEIDSLKEMIRSNESKIELLNQEIGKINKDMDEFNSDGSKKLRQLKEEIGRLLVERSQKEKNLAARRMLFNEETVRNEDALLDIENLKTEILKAKEEIPRMEEALKEEDHVIDEVQYELDQICENIQIERDRSANALAEFDQLSQHLQNKKNELSETTRAHEAEVERKGKLLGSFKEAKKVISMLKNDTRIIDDTRRAQLISGCEDFDYEEYANRVNEIQKKIDELKSKGADDNVQLESEILLQNCASLEGKILKIEKDRKKIETTIEKLDQYLKTELNKTYRKVSDEFGETLAMLLPGAYAKLVKTSGEEGNIFEGLEIRVRLGSVWKESLVELSGGQRSLVALALIMALLRYSPAPMYILDEVDAALDLSHTQSIGHLIKTKFKGSQFIVVSLKEGMFTNANKLFKVRFQDGTSIVST
- a CDS encoding uncharacterized protein (PKUD0D03840), which encodes MVLVYFQEEGLKDKRIVQVVNPTMDELEGKAIVHLQKCKYAEYKKAISQFRLFYPELFKRSCSKPVLNYRIKDLLITETEVELFIFNGSVVADDAVDWTDRIMDVLEIPRESRHERSKRPKMIKYKENEKSMADISQSVVEENNNMDLVSNRKPLESNSTGIGDFGDEFHQNKQYGYVFSEIKKSHVDGDHFLYKCQKPKRLPVPLKELKATRFDEWECPTFNM
- a CDS encoding uncharacterized protein (PKUD0D03860; similar to Saccharomyces cerevisiae YOL060C (MAM3); ancestral locus Anc_3.168); translated protein: MLPTRSHHSTIAKLVLSLAPILSQAIPIEVHPIKRLLASDILDIPSVPTEEPLSRSQFYIYAITSSTLVILGGVFAGLTIGLMGQDEVYLKVISSSGTESEKKCSKKVLQLLDRGKHWLLVTLLLSNVITNETLPVILDRLFGGGLVAVFSSTVAIVIFGEIIPQSICVRYGLELGAFFAPYVLVLMYIMYPVAYPIAKLLDHILGQDHGTLYRKSGLKSLVTLHHTMGTERLNIDEVTIISAVLDLKAKPVSEIMTPIQKVYTLPSDRILDEETIDEIFNAGFSRIPIHFPGEPYNFVGMLLVRILISYDPEDSLPISSFPLATLPETSLNTSCLNILNYFQEGKSHMVVVSETPGKDTGAKGILTLEDVIEELIGEEIVDETDVYIDVNKKIKREIPGPLSKRNINSYLHHLYKSSSKRSSIDNEERRSLNNGHPTYITKDSYKNGLAAVKPAMKPSNLAADPLKTSNTHIKIKKLPDLLTPQGMSPNIPSAIASHSKPNERDSLSPGKTLSHEYGTSSVGPLVNNGEVPKVLNSEAAALVHGIYDNASRHTDKCESRENCEFNGSPATDAAKRLALNASYGIPVPKNVDPRDDHSDDNNSRSGSTGGILVEDNIVSLKGVNKTIIHDGTWNMENV